One Gloeobacter morelensis MG652769 DNA window includes the following coding sequences:
- the hemE gene encoding uroporphyrinogen decarboxylase: MTQSLLLDAARSKPVARPPVWMMRQAGRYMAEYRALRDKYGFKERCENPELAVEISLQPFRAFRPDGVIMFSDILTPFDGMGIPFELVESRGPVIDPPIRTREQVEAVRPLEPEASLAFVRTILQTLRREVGEAATVLGFVGAPWTLAAYAVEGKSSKDYALIKQMAFSEPDLLHALLTKFADAIARYVIFQIDSGAQAVQLFDTWAGQLNPADYRVFALPYERRIVEQVRQVHPETPLILYINHSAGLLRHVGESGVDVMSLDWTVDMAEARAILGPDMAVQGNLDPCALLGDQAQIRSRILDIVQKAGPTGHIMNLGHGILPSTPEENARFFFETVKSLAPVSAR, translated from the coding sequence GTGACCCAATCGCTGTTGCTCGATGCCGCCCGCAGCAAACCTGTGGCGCGGCCTCCCGTCTGGATGATGCGCCAGGCGGGCCGCTATATGGCCGAGTACCGCGCCCTGCGCGATAAGTACGGCTTTAAGGAGCGCTGCGAGAATCCGGAACTGGCCGTCGAGATTTCGCTGCAACCTTTTCGGGCCTTCAGGCCCGATGGGGTGATCATGTTCTCCGATATCCTTACGCCCTTCGACGGCATGGGTATTCCCTTTGAACTGGTGGAAAGCCGCGGCCCGGTGATCGATCCGCCGATTCGCACCCGCGAGCAGGTCGAGGCGGTGCGGCCGCTCGAGCCGGAGGCGTCGCTGGCTTTTGTCCGCACGATCTTGCAGACGCTGCGCCGCGAGGTGGGCGAAGCGGCGACGGTGCTCGGGTTTGTGGGGGCGCCCTGGACGCTCGCTGCTTACGCGGTCGAGGGCAAAAGCTCCAAAGATTATGCCCTCATCAAGCAGATGGCCTTCAGCGAGCCGGACTTGCTGCACGCGCTACTCACCAAGTTCGCCGATGCGATCGCCCGCTATGTGATCTTTCAGATCGACTCGGGAGCCCAGGCGGTGCAACTGTTCGACACCTGGGCCGGGCAACTCAATCCTGCCGATTACCGGGTGTTTGCTTTGCCTTACGAGCGGCGCATCGTCGAGCAGGTACGCCAGGTGCACCCCGAGACGCCGTTGATTCTGTACATCAACCACTCCGCCGGGTTGCTGCGGCACGTCGGCGAGAGCGGCGTCGATGTAATGAGCCTGGACTGGACGGTGGACATGGCCGAGGCCCGGGCGATCCTGGGACCGGATATGGCGGTTCAGGGCAACCTCGACCCGTGCGCGCTGTTGGGAGATCAAGCCCAAATTCGCTCCCGCATCCTCGATATCGTCCAGAAAGCCGGCCCCACCGGTCACATTATGAACCTGGGCCACGGCATTCTGCCTTCGACGCCCGAAGAGA